The sequence GTTAGTGAGCGGCTAAACCCCCTATCGTGGGCTGAGGGGGTGTTTTTGCGCTCGGTGGGTGGGGTGTTGCTGCTCTTACCCGGGGTGTTGTGCGACATTTTCGGCTTGCTCTTACTCTTGGTGGCGAGCGTGCGCAAGAAAGAGCCCCCACTTGACCCCGATGGGCCCGAAATCATTGATGTGGAAGTGAGCGATAAGAAAAAATGAAGGAACTTGTGATCGGGAGTCGGGGCAGTCAGCTAGCCTTGTGGCAAGCCCGCCATATACAAACGCAATTAGATAATTTGGGCTTAAAAAGCCGTATTGAGGTCGTCAAAACCAAGGGGGATAAAATCCTAGATGTCCCTTTGGCTAAAATCGGGGGCAAGGGGCTATTTACTAAGGAGTTGGAAGAGCTTTTGTTGGTGGGGGCTTTAGACTTAGCCGTGCACTCGCTTAAGGATGTCCCCGTAGATTTAATCCCACCTTTGAGTCTGGCTTGTGTGAGTAAGCGTGTGGACTCTAGGGATTGCTTTTTAAGTATGCACTACCCCTCTTTAGAGGATTTGCCTTTGGGGGCAAAGGTCGGCACAACTTCCTTGCGCCGTTGCATGCAGCTAAAGAGACTGCGCCCCGATTTAGACACCCTAAGTCTTAGGGGCAATATCCAAACCCGCTTGCAACGCCTGCAAGAGGGGGCATTTGATGCGATCATCTTAGCCTATGCAGGAGTGGAACGCTTACAGATACGCATGCCCTACTGCGTGCCCTTGAGTTTTAAGCAAATGCTCCCGTGCATGGGTCAGGGGGCACTAGGCGTAGAGATGTGTAGCGACCATCCACTCTTTGCCACAATCACACAGCTTAACGACCCTAAAAGTGCACTTTTATGCGGACTAGAGAGAGCATTTATTGCTAGACTTAATGGGGGTTGTCAGGTGCCTTTAGGTGTGCATGCATCCTTAAAGGGGGAGGTCTTAGAAATGCGTGCCATTGTGGGTCTTTTGGACGCAAGTCAAGTTGTTGAGGAGAGGATTGTGGGTAGCATACACGAAGTCGATGAACTCTTACAACTTCTCTTAGAACGCTTTATTGAAAAAGGGGCACTCGACATCCTGACACGAATTAGTCTTTAGGCTTGCTAGCTAAAAGGACATCCACTTCCTTAGCCATGCCAATTAAGAGCAAAATGTCCCCCTCGACTAAGAGCGTGCTCATAGGGATTTGATAATCCCACTGCACTCCGTGCTTGAGTGCCACGACCTTTAAATCCGCCTTAGAAGTGTCTAAGAAGTCTTGCAAGGTTCTTTGGGCGTGCTCGGGGGTGATGAGTAGACGCACAAGGCGCATGTGCGTGGTGATCTCTACGATATCTAAATGGGGGTTTAGACTAAGCCCTCTAACCAGCCTTTTAGCCGCATCTCTCTCGGGGTAAATCACGCGATCTGTGCCGATTTTGGAGAGGATTTTGCCATGGATGAGGGTAGAAGCCTTGGCAATGACCTCTTTAACCCCGCTTTCTTTCAGTGCCATCACGGTTAAAATGGACGCTTCAACATTTTGTCCGATGCTCACTATTGCAATGTCGGCTTCATTAATCCCCGTTTCTTTGAGGGCTATGGTATCTGTGGTGTCTAAAATGAATAAATTATCACACATGCTTTTAAAGACTTTTACCCGCTCTTCGCTCACATCGGCGGCAATGATCTGCTCCCCATTGTCAATCAAACCCCGTGCGACATGTGCCCCAAATTTACCCAAACCTAAAACCGCATAAGTTTTCATAAAACCACCTCTTCCTCGGGATAACGAACATGGTAGGTTTTGCTTTTACCCACTAATGCTATGCTAAAGACCAGCACGCCTACCCGCCCCATAAACATTAAAACCATTAAATACAACTTGCCAAAATCACTAAACCTAGCCACTAAAGAGAGATCGCCCCCATTGCCTGTGCTCGCCCCCACCGTGCCAAACGCCGAACACACTTCAAAGAATAAATGCAAGAAGAACTGGTTTTTACGATCATCTGTGGCGCTCAAAAGCATGGTGGAGGCGGTGATGTAAAACATAGCGATGATGAAAATTAAAAAAGATTTTTTGAGGATACTTTGAGGGATTGTGCGCTTAAAAAGCACGACTTCCTGTCCTTTTAGGGCGTGGTAGGCGTAGGCCAAGAGCAAAGTTAAAGTGGTGATTTTAATCCCCCCCGCTGTGCTCCCTGGTGCTGCCCCAATTACCATGAGCAAGGAGCAAAAAAACAGGCTTTGGTCATGCAAACCGGCTAAATCAATGGTATTGAAGCCCGCTGTGCGTAAATTTACAGAGAGAAAAAACGCCGCCATCACCTTAGAAAAACTGCTCAAATTCCCCATGCTCTTAGGGTTGTCCCACTCAAAGAGCAACACCACAACCATTCCTAGCACAATACAGCCCAAAGTCGCCCACAGCACAATGCGGGTATGTATGCTCAGTCGGGCTTGCTTAGGATAATTGTAGCACTCGCTTAAGACTAAAAAGCCCAAACCGCCTAAGATGATGAGGGTGCAAATGATGAGGTTGATCGGGGTGTTTGTTTGATACTCCACCAAATTAGAGGCAAAAATACTAAAACCGGCGTTGTTAAAAGCAGAGATTGAATGGAACACCCCAGCCCAAAGTGCACGTTTTAGGGGCAAACTCGTGGCAAAACACGCACTCAAAAGCACAGCCCCCACAAACTCAATCGCTAAAGTGAAGAGAAAGATTTTTTTTAAATATAAAATCACGCCTTGCATATTAGGGTAATCTAGCGACTCCTTAAGCATTAAACGGCTCTTAAAGCCCATTTTCTTACCTAAAAGCAAGAACAAAAACCCTGCCAACCCCATGTAACCAAAACCCCCCGCTTGAATGAGCCCCAAAAGCACCGCTTGTCCATAAACACTAAAATCTGTCGCCGGGTTAGCCGTGATGAGTCCCGTTAGACATACAGCGGAAGTGGAGGTAAAAAATAAATCTAAAAAAGCAACGGGCTTTGTATGCATGGGGGCTAAATTTAGCAAAAACGCCCCCACAAGGGCTAAAAGCACATAGCTACCTACAATCATGCCAAAGATTCTATGCAAGTGCACCGCCTATTGCTAGCCATACTGATAAAGGGTGGCTATTATAGCATAGCAGAGCATGGTATGCGATTTATTTCATTTTAAATATCTACGGCTCTCTTGTAGAAATGGTGAATAGTGGAGCTTCAATGCCTCAATATAGCTAACAAAACTAAAAGCCCACGCTAAGCTAGTTCTAGTAGCACTGCTTTAACCCATTTGAAAATGTTATGAGCGGTGGCAATACTTGGTGAATGGTCTAAACAATTTATAGTGAAACTAATGATTATAAAAAGTTCAACAAACTGCTGATTAAGATTATAAAATTGCCAACAACACATAAACAGCACCCTAAGTGCAACTTTTCAGTGTTGTTAACTATGTGATCGCTTTTAGTATGGCTTGCTTAACCAAGTCTAACCTATCTAAATTTTGTTTACAGCAAATGGTGTTTGCTCTTTAGTGTTACAAATATACCTCTTTTTTATGTGTTTAAGCCCATGTTTTTAAAACCCTCTTGACTCTCTCTCTCTCTCTCTCGTTAAAATGCCTTTGTCTTTTAATTTTTTTGGAAAGGAGTTAGTTTGGGAAAGAGGACCTTTAATTACATCACGCATATCCGCAACACGAGTGATCACAGACCTAAGTTTAATAGGTCATGGATAGACTTTTGGAAGGAAGAAGCCGGTCAATCAAGCCCAAAATGTTGCATCTATGGTTGTCCCAATAAAGCCGATCGAGGTGCGCATGTGTATTTGGATGAAGAGCGCAGTTGGTGGATTGTGCCCGTGTGTTCTGAGTGTAATCCCCCAGATAACAGCTCTTGGGATGTTAAGGCGAACACCATAGCCGTAGAGGCTAGGGGTTCAGGTCAGTGGGCATAAAATTTTAAAACAAAGGAGCAAACATGTTTATCCAAGATTTAAGCGTAGAGCAACAACAAGTGTTCTTGTTTTTGGCAAGAAAGGTCATTGAAGCCGATGGGGTGTTGCACGAATTGCAACTAGGGGCTTTAGATGTGATTAAAAAACAATGTGAATATGGCATTAGTGAAAAGGAAGTGCCCGTAAACACTTTAGGGCAGATCTTCACCACAAACCACGCCAAACACGCCACGCTGTTAGAGTTGGTCTCTGTGGCTTTAGCCGATAGCCGTTGGCATGACAATGAGAGAGACACCATTTACTCTTATGCTAAAGAGATGGGTGTTCCCACCCACAAAGTGGATCAATTCAAAGACTGGGTGGTGAAAAACTTCATGCTTTATCAAGAAGCGGTCAAGATGTTGGATTAGGAGGAGAGATGGCAAAGCTCAATATCAA is a genomic window of Helicobacter sp. NHP19-012 containing:
- the hemC gene encoding hydroxymethylbilane synthase is translated as MKELVIGSRGSQLALWQARHIQTQLDNLGLKSRIEVVKTKGDKILDVPLAKIGGKGLFTKELEELLLVGALDLAVHSLKDVPVDLIPPLSLACVSKRVDSRDCFLSMHYPSLEDLPLGAKVGTTSLRRCMQLKRLRPDLDTLSLRGNIQTRLQRLQEGAFDAIILAYAGVERLQIRMPYCVPLSFKQMLPCMGQGALGVEMCSDHPLFATITQLNDPKSALLCGLERAFIARLNGGCQVPLGVHASLKGEVLEMRAIVGLLDASQVVEERIVGSIHEVDELLQLLLERFIEKGALDILTRISL
- a CDS encoding TrkH family potassium uptake protein is translated as MHRIFGMIVGSYVLLALVGAFLLNLAPMHTKPVAFLDLFFTSTSAVCLTGLITANPATDFSVYGQAVLLGLIQAGGFGYMGLAGFLFLLLGKKMGFKSRLMLKESLDYPNMQGVILYLKKIFLFTLAIEFVGAVLLSACFATSLPLKRALWAGVFHSISAFNNAGFSIFASNLVEYQTNTPINLIICTLIILGGLGFLVLSECYNYPKQARLSIHTRIVLWATLGCIVLGMVVVLLFEWDNPKSMGNLSSFSKVMAAFFLSVNLRTAGFNTIDLAGLHDQSLFFCSLLMVIGAAPGSTAGGIKITTLTLLLAYAYHALKGQEVVLFKRTIPQSILKKSFLIFIIAMFYITASTMLLSATDDRKNQFFLHLFFEVCSAFGTVGASTGNGGDLSLVARFSDFGKLYLMVLMFMGRVGVLVFSIALVGKSKTYHVRYPEEEVVL
- a CDS encoding molecular chaperone DnaJ, coding for MFIQDLSVEQQQVFLFLARKVIEADGVLHELQLGALDVIKKQCEYGISEKEVPVNTLGQIFTTNHAKHATLLELVSVALADSRWHDNERDTIYSYAKEMGVPTHKVDQFKDWVVKNFMLYQEAVKMLD
- a CDS encoding FxsA family protein; this encodes MPFVFLLGLGYLVFEVYLVVQVVDRFGVFAFLLEVAASALLGGVVLLKSPFHNLSELVSERLNPLSWAEGVFLRSVGGVLLLLPGVLCDIFGLLLLLVASVRKKEPPLDPDGPEIIDVEVSDKKK
- a CDS encoding potassium channel family protein, coding for MKTYAVLGLGKFGAHVARGLIDNGEQIIAADVSEERVKVFKSMCDNLFILDTTDTIALKETGINEADIAIVSIGQNVEASILTVMALKESGVKEVIAKASTLIHGKILSKIGTDRVIYPERDAAKRLVRGLSLNPHLDIVEITTHMRLVRLLITPEHAQRTLQDFLDTSKADLKVVALKHGVQWDYQIPMSTLLVEGDILLLIGMAKEVDVLLASKPKD